Proteins co-encoded in one Salvia splendens isolate huo1 chromosome 4, SspV2, whole genome shotgun sequence genomic window:
- the LOC121801462 gene encoding uncharacterized protein LOC121801462, translating to MFLRMGVKRPLEEENLPELSFEQPKQHDSNKKLTLATEDFPSHPPVPIVNSPGEAKSKLSELDSDETPESGGIGALIVEKELDTSIPFSLVTTTSSSSSRGGNVEDQDFARYYNVPGVIDLTLPRLPPEQYEDPYVYLLNCPPRKEVPVGQDHQAEVPEWDPSASGKNFSGSRNFIKDELVHKLMGTCIIPSPGLNDLNSDSYTVGRGRADCVCPDMGSVRCVQQHVREAREKLRYTIGDETFLKLGFYEMGEEIAQRWNAEDEQLFHKVVISNPASLGRDFWKDLAAVFPSLTKKEFVSYYFNVFMLRKRGVQNRSYLSRIDSDDDEDLKSARVHYPSTHFLLAEDGDDLHHTHGDFHHVYIGGDGDSDVGSLSDQDLDAGWADRYGSEPEIVCGDKGSFDNHETCDGTIPKKDDVDEGGNDGPATSGGNVHKPCSGE from the exons ATGTTTTTG AGGATGGGTGTGAAGCGACCGTTGGAAGAGGAAAATCTTCCGGAGCTTTCATTTGAGCAACCTAAACAGCACGATAGCAACAAAAAGCTGACATTAGCGACAGAGGATTTTCCTTCTCACCCACCTGTTCCAATAGTAAATTCTCCTG GTGAAGCAAAGAGCAAATTATCTGAGCTAGATTCAGACGAGACGCCTGAAAGTGGTGGCATTGGTGCCTTGATAGTGGAAAAAGAATTGGATACAAGTATACCCTTTTCTTTGGTCACCACCACTAGCAGTAGCAGCAGCAGAGGGGGCAATGTTGAAGATCAGGACTTCGCTCGCTATTACAATGTTCCAGGAGTTATTGACTTAACCTTGCCTCGGCTACCTCCAGAACAGTATGAGGACCcatatgtgtatttattaaaCTGTCCCCCGAGGAAAGAAGTGCCAGTTGGGCAAGACCATCAGGCAGAAGTTCCGGAGTGGGATCCTAGTGCTAGTGGGAAGAATTTTTCAGGATCTAGAAACTTCATCAAAGATGAGTTGGTACACAAACTAATGGGTACTTGTATCATTCCGTCACCTGGTTTAAATGATTTAAACAGTGATAGTTACACTGTTGGGCGTGGCAGAGCTGATTGTGTCTGCCCAGATATGGGGTCTGTGAGATGTGTGCAGCAACATGTGAGGGAAGCAAGAGAGAAATTGCGCTACACCATCGGAGATGAAACTTTTTTGAAGTTGGGATTCTATGAGATGGGTGAGGAGATAGCCCAGAGGTGGAATGCTGAAGATGAGCAGCTTTTCCACAAGGTGGTTATCTCCAATCCTGCTTCATTAGGTAGAGACTTTTGGAAGGACCTTGCTGCCGTGTTTCCTTCTCTGACAAAGAAGGAATTTGTCAGCTACTACTTCAATGTGTTCATGCTACGGAAGCGGGGTGTTCAAAACAGATCTTATTTGTCGCGGATAGACAGTGACGATGATGAAGATCTGAAATCTGCCCGAGTACACTACCCGTCAACCCATTTTCTGCTGGCAGAAGACGGCGATGATCTCCATCACACCCATGGAGACTTTCATCATGTCTATatcggaggagatggagattcGGACGTTGGGTCTCTTAGCGACCAGGACTTGGATGCAGGGTGGGCAGACAGATATGGTTCCGAGCCTGAGATTGTTTGCGGAGACAAGGGCAGCTTTGACAATCATGAAACTTGTGATGGTACTATTCCAAAGAAGGATGATGTTGATGAAGGCGGCAATGACGGACCGGCTACTTCTGGTGGTAATGTTCATAAGCCATGTTCAGGAGAGTGA
- the LOC121801355 gene encoding zinc finger protein ZAT9-like, protein MAEESRYVCKLCNKRFPCGKSFGGHMRSHVVANSAEIEENLECFDMKRDQFVSESGNGQSGYILRENPKKSWRAVRPPLQEEKVCKQCGKGFKSMKALCGHMACHSERERGGASAKDDQYSWTSENQKVVLDSHSDTEAEERMVRIRTRSASKSRKCKKVVEDWPFVLGNNGSSSVSEIVDGHEQEEMAVCLMMLSRDCGVKVGVNSVVESSDNNSVVVETKSSSMEVRKERVDRRVERYEEEGKFGDGETAKMEDSDSGYFLDECAKGESEVSVDCNRRSGGFGVWKNSSQMNLKEIKSCANELRKSRKGNAYDDDDVDEIVVDDDEKCGGIESRKRKYGSGFWNESARMVKSGDKKSKYECFNCKKTFKSYQALGGHRPCSKRTNAYGECGENSPDDSAYYRSSTAKFVESPSKRKESSAKSPSEKKSKTKKKKNNNKPHACPFCDRVFKNGQALGGHKRSHFLTGHDESSSRSLVEKPDDDIRDLLDLNLPAPEADEDEDGGHFFPW, encoded by the coding sequence atGGCGGAGGAATCGCGCTACGTCTGCAAGCTCTGCAACAAGAGATTCCCATGTGGGAAGTCATTTGGGGGTCACATGAGGTCTCACGTAGTTGCGAATTCAGCTGAAATTGAGGAGAATTTGGAGTGTTTCGACATGAAAAGGGACCAATTCGTGAGCGAATCGGGAAACGGTCAGTCCGGGTATATTCTGAGGGAGAATCCGAAGAAGTCTTGGAGAGCGGTGCGGCCGCCTTTGCAGGAGGAGAAGGTCTGCAAGCAATGCGGCAAAGGGTTTAAGTCGATGAAGGCTCTGTGTGGGCACATGGCTTGCCATTCTGAGAGGGAGAGGGGAGGGGCTTCGGCTAAGGATGATCAGTATTCTTGGACTAGTGAGAATCAGAAGGTGGTTTTGGACAGCCATTCTGATACTGAAGCTGAGGAGAGAATGGTTAGGATTAGAACAAGGTCTGCTTCCAAGAGTAGGAAGTGTAAGAAAGTTGTAGAGGATTGGCCTTTTGTGTTGGGGAACAATGGCTCTTCTTCAGTTTCTGAGATTGTTGATGGGCATGAGCAGGAGGAGATGGCTGTGTGTTTGATGATGTTGTCTAGGGATTGTGGTGTTAAGGTTGGTGTGAATTCGGTTGTGGAGTCTTCTGATAATAACTCTGTGGTTGTGGAGACCAAGTCTTCGTCTATGGAGGTGAGGAAGGAGAGAGTGGATCGTCGTGTTGAGAGGTACGAGGAGGAGGGGAAGTTTGGAGATGGCGAGACCGCGAAAATGGAGGATTCTGATTCGGGTTATTTTTTGGATGAGTGTGCTAAGGGTGAGTCTGAGGTATCAGTGGATTGTAATCGGAGGAGTGGTGGATTTGGTGTGTGGAAGAACAGTAGTCAAATGAACTTGAAAGAGATCAAGAGTTGTGCTAATGAGTTGAGAAAATCAAGAAAAGGGAATGcctatgatgatgatgatgtggaTGAGattgttgttgatgatgatgaaaaatGTGGAGGGATTGAATCAAGAAAGAGGAAGTATGGATCTGGATTTTGGAATGAATCAGCAAGAATGGTGAAGAGTGGAGACAAAAAGAGTAAATATGAATGCTTCAACTGTAAAAAGACCTTTAAATCCTATCAAGCTCTTGGTGGGCACAGGCCTTGCAGCAAGAGAACTAATGCTTATGGTGAATGTGGTGAGAACAGCCCAGATGATTCTGCTTATTACAGGAGTAGTACTGCCAAATTTGTCGAATCCCCGAGCAAGAGGAAGGAGAGTAGTGCTAAGAGTCCATCTGAGAAGAAGAGTAaaaccaagaagaagaagaacaacAACAAGCCTCATGCTTGCCCATTCTGTGACAGAGTTTTCAAGAATGGGCAGGCTTTAGGTGGACACAAGAGGTCGCATTTCCTCACTGGGCACGACGAGAGCAGCAGCCGTAGTCTAGTGGAGAAGCCCGATGATGACATCCGTGATCTGCTCGATCTCAACCTCCCAGCTCCGGAGGCTGATGAGGACGAGGACGGTGGCCACTTCTTCCCTTGGTAG
- the LOC121799522 gene encoding probable WRKY transcription factor 57 produces the protein MSGEDKPDPDFAAASTWELRHDTAAADNSFYYATDDYKESTILSEFGWNIPPDSTGASNRHCDFADFPPIEPDSAPSRAVPDAIGSRIEPIVEASPSNPSVSSSSSDDPPEKSSVAAANPPADTAGKPKKKGQKRIRQPRFAFVTKSEVDHLEDGYRWRKYGQKAVKNSPFPRSYYRCTNSKCMVKKRIERSFEDPSVVITTYEGQHSHYSVGYPRGGMVTQEPAFPNYLTPSSNSPHLPYHPRLPHPPLQPAAGSSGRGEPRAPPPPGEGLLGDIVPPRMRNNGS, from the exons ATGTCCGGCGAAGACAAGCCAGATCCCGACTTCGCCGCCGCCTCCACTTGGGAGCTCCGCCATGACACCGCCGCTGCCGACAATTCCTTCTACTACGCCACTGACGACTACAAAGAGAGCACCATACTCAGCGAGTTCGGCTGGAATATCCCGCCGGATTCCACTGGAGCGTCCAATCGCCACTGCGATTTCGCCGATTTTCCCCCGATCGAGCCGGATTCGGCACCGAGCCGCGCCGTGCCGGATGCGATCGGCAGCCGCATCGAGCCTATAGTGGAGGCCTCGCCTTCGAATCCGTCGGTATCTTCGAGCTCGTCGGACGATCCGCCGGAGAAATCCTCCGTCGCGGCCGCCAATCCGCCGGCGGACACAGC GGGCAAGCCGAAAAAGAAGGGACAAAAGCGAATTCGGCAGCCACGATTCGCCTTTGTCACTAAAAGTGAAGTTGATCATCTTGAAGATGGTTATAGATGGCGAAAGTATGGTCAAAAAGCAGTGAAAAACAGCCCATTTCCAAG GAGCTATTATCGATGTACAAACAGTAAGTGCATGGTAAAAAAGAGAATAGAACGGTCATTCGAGGATCCCTCGGTTGTAATAACAACTTATGAAGGGCAACATAGTCATTACTCAGTTGGATACCCTAGAGGTGGTATGGTAACTCAGGAACCAGCATTTCCCAATTACTTAACACCTTCTTCTAACAGTCCACACTTGCCATACCATCCTAGGCTTCCTCATCCGCCTCTTCAGCCTGCTGCCGGCAGTAGTGGCAGAGGAGAACCCCGTGCACCACCACCGCCAGGGGAAGGACTCCTTGGGGACATCGTGCCGCCTAGAATGCGAAATAATGGATCATGA